A region from the Gavia stellata isolate bGavSte3 chromosome 2, bGavSte3.hap2, whole genome shotgun sequence genome encodes:
- the PTK2B gene encoding protein-tyrosine kinase 2-beta, with amino-acid sequence MSAIPEALGRPRSSSSRSLAGTLESTLGMGTLEMEKEEMRILKVCFYSNSFNMGKNFKLVKCPVTTEIREVIRSILVSGRIGPDIKLAECYGLRLKHVKSDEIHWLHPDLTVGEVQEKYECLHLEAEWRYDLQIRYLPEDFMERFKEDRTTLLYFYQQLRSEYMQNYASKVSEGMALQLGCLELRRFYKDMPQNALDKKSNFEFLEKEVGLDLFFPSQMQENLKPKQFRKMIQQTFQQYALLREEECILKFLHTLATFANIDQESYRCELIQGWNITVDLVIGPKGIRQMTSKEAKPTCLAEFKHIKSIKCSSVEEGRAVLQLGLSGTPQSLAIKTASLAEAENMADLIDGYCRLQGDLETSLIVFPRREREKRISLPQIPAPHLEDRQSTLSDSVSVDSDIYAEIPDESSRPRSGVQHYRISREDITLGRILGEGFFGEVYEGIYTTPKGEPVNVAVKTCKKDCSPENKDKFLSEAVLMKKLDHPHIVKLIGIAEEEPTWIIMELYPYGELGQYLEQNKHCLTVPTLILYVLQISKALAYLEAINCVHRDIAVRNILVASPECVKLGDFGLSRYIEDEEYYKASVTRLPIKWMSPESINFRRFTTASDVWMFAVCMWEILSYGKQPFFWLENKDVIGVLERGDRLPKPDLCPPILYTLMTRCWDYDPSERPKFKDLVCSLSDIYLMEKELAKEQERNNRHRPPKIMEPPSFQEPPPKPSRPRYKPPPQSNLLAPKLQFQVPEGLCASSPTLTSPIEYQSPANSLHTPPLNRHNVFKRHSMREEDFLCPSSREEAQKLWEIERVKMRQVLDKQQKQMVEDYQWLRQEEKSLDPTVFMNNNTPPLLPEKETDYTEFTGPPQKPPRLGVQSIHPAPTANLDRTDDMVYSNVMDLVRAVLQLKNEISLLPPEGYILVVKNVGLCLRKLIGSVDEILPILPAASRTEIEGTQKLLNKDLADLINKMRLAQQNAVTSLSEECKRQMLTASHTLAVDAKNLLDAVDQAKVQANLVKQCLE; translated from the exons ATGTCGGCCATCCCCGAGGCGCTGGGTCGCCCGCGGAGCAGCTCCTCTCGCAGCCTGGCTGGGACGCTGGAGTCCACCCTGGGCATGGGGACGTTGgagatggagaaggaggagatGCGCATCCTCAAGGTCTGCTTCTACAGCAACAGCTTCAACATGGGGAAGAACTTCAAGTTGGTGAAGTGCCCTGTGACGACGGAGATCCGG GAGGTGATCAGGTCCATCCTGGTGAGCGGCCGCATTGGGCCCGACATCAAGTTGGCTGAGTGCTACGGGCTCCGCCTGAAGCACGTGAAGTCGGACGAGATCCACTGGCTGCACCCTGACCTGACGGTGGGTGAAGTGCAGGAGAAGTACGAGTGCCTGCACTTGGAGGCCGAGTGGAG GTACGATCTCCAAATCCGCTATCTGCCGGAGGATTTCATGGAGCGCTTCAAAGAGGACAGGACCACCTTGCTCTACTTCTACCAGCAG CTCCGGAGTGAGTACATGCAGAATTATGCCAGCAAGGTGAGCGAAGGCATGGCCCTACAGCTGGGCTGCCTGGAGCTCAG GAGGTTTTATAAGGACATGCCTCAAAACGCGCTGGATAAGAAGTCCAACTTCGAGTTCCTGGA GAAGGAGGTGGGCCTGGACCTCTTCTTCCCCAGCCAGATGCAGGAGAACCTGAAG CCCAAGCAGTTTCGGAAGATGATCCAGCAGACCTTCCAGCAGTACGCGCTGCTGCGGGAGGAGGAGTGCATCCTCAAGTTCCTCCACACCCTCGCCACCTTCGCCAACATCGACCAGGAGAGCTACCGCTGCGAGCTCATC CAAGGGTGGAACATCACGGTGGACCTGGTCATCGGACCCAAGGGCATCCGACAGATGACAAGCAAGGAGGCCAAG CCCACCTGCTTGGCCGAATTCAAGCACATCAAGTCCATCAAGTGCTCCAGCGTGGAGGAGGGccgggctgtgctgcagctggggctcaGCGGCACCCCCCAG TCCCTGGCTATCAAGACAGCTTCTCTGGCCGAGGCGGAGAACATGGCTGACCTCATTGATGGCTACTGCCGGCTGCAAGGGGACTTGGAAACCTCGCTCATCGTCTTCCCCAGGAGAG AGCGGGAAAAGAGGATCAGCCTGCCACAGATCCCAGCCCC GCACCTGGAGGACAGGCAGTCCACGCTGTCGGACAGCGTGAGCGTGG ACTCTGATATTTATGCTGAAATCCCTGATGAGTCTTCAAGACCGAGGTCTGGAG TCCAGCACTACAGGATCTCCCGGGAGGACATCACGTTGGGCAGGATTCTTGGGGAAGGCTTCTTCGGCGAGGTCTACGAGGGGATCTACACCACCCCG AAAGGGGAGCCGGTCAATGTGGCTGTGAAGACCTGCAagaaggactgcagcccggAGAACAAGGACAAGTTCCTGAGCGAAGCAG TGCTGATGAAGAAGCTGGATCACCCCCATATCGTGAAGCTCATCGGCATCGCGGAAGAGGAACCCACCTGGATCATCATGGAGCTCTATCCCTACGGAGAG CTGGGACAATACCTGGAGCAGAACAAGCACTGCCTCACCGTGCCCACGCTCATCCTCTACGTGCTGCAGATCAGCAAAGCCCTGGCCTACCTGGAGGCCATCAACTGTGTGCACAG GGATATTGCTGTGAGGAACATCCTGGTGGCCTCCCCAGAGTGCGTGAAGCTGGGTGACTTCGGGCTCTCCAGGTACATCGAGGACGAGGAGTACTATAAAG CGTCTGTCACCCGTCTCCCCATCAAGTGGATGTCGCCTGAGTCCATCAACTTCCGCCGCTTCACGACGGCCAGCGACGTCTGGATGTTCG CTGTGTGCATGTGGGAGATCCTGAGCTACGGCAAGCAGCCCTTCTTCTGGCTGGAGAACAAGGACGTGATTGGAGTGCTGGAGAGGGGTGACCGTCTGCCCAAGCCCGACCTCTGCCCGCCCATCCTCTACACCCTCATGACGCGCTGCTGGGACTACGACCCCAGTGAAAGGCCCAAGTTCAAGGACTTGGTTTGCAGCTTGAG TGACATTTACCTGATGGAGAAGGAGCTGGCCAAGGAGCAAGAGAGGAACAACCGCCACCGGCCTCCCAAAATCATGGAGCCGCCGTCCTTCCAGGAGCCACCTCCAAAG cccagcagacCCAGGTACAAGCCACCACCCCAGAGCAACCTCCTGGCTCCCAAGCTGCAGTTCCAG GTGCCCGAGGGTCTGTGTGCCAGCTCGCCTACGCTCACCAGCCCCATCGAGTACCAGTCTCCAGCCAACTCCCTGCACACCCCGCCGCTCAACCGCCACAACGTCTTCAAGCGCCACAGCATGAGG GAGGAAGATTTcctctgtcccagcagcagggaggaggcgCAGAAGCTCTGGGAGATTGAGAGGGTCAAGATGCGGCAGGTCCTGgacaagcagcagaagcagatggTGGAAGACTACCAGTGGCTGCGGCAGGAGGAGAAGTCCCTG GACCCAACCGTGTTTATGAACAACAACACTCCTCCG CTGCTGCCGGAGAAGGAGACGGATTACA CGGAGTTCACGGGGCCCCCCCAGAAGCCTCCAAGACTTGGGGTGCAG TCCATCCACCCGGCCCCCACTGCCAACCTGGACCGTACAGATGACATGGTGTACAGCAACGTCATGGACCTGGTGCGGGCCgtgctgcagctgaaaaatgagATCAGCCTCCTGCCCCCAGAGGGGTACATCCTCGTGGTGAAG aaCGTGGGTCTGTGCCTGCGGAAGCTGATTGGCAGCGTCGACGAGATCCTGCCCATCCTGCCCGCGGCCTCCCGCACCGAG ATTGAGGGTACCCAGAAGCTGCTCAACAAGGACTTGGCCGACCTCATCAACAAGATGCGCCTGGCACAGCAGAACGCCGTCACCTCGCTGAGCGAAGAGTGCAAGCGGCAGATGCTGACGGCCTCCCACACCCTCGCCGTGGACGCCAAGAACCTCCTGGATGCTGTGGACCAAGCCAAGGTCCAGGCCAACCTGGTGAAGCAGTGCTTGGAGTga
- the CHRNA2 gene encoding neuronal acetylcholine receptor subunit alpha-2, whose product MGRLSHGIIPFITWCFITFQAAACLRKQPGSHAEERLFKHLFTGYNRWSRPVPNTSDVVIVKFGLSIAQLIDVDEKNQMMTTNVWLKQEWSDYKLRWDPADFDNVTSIRVPSEMIWIPDIVLYNNADGEFAVTHMTKAHLFSNGKVKWVPPAIYKSSCSIDVTFFPFDQQNCKMKFGSWTYDKAKIDLENMEHHVDLKDYWESGEWAIINAIGTYNSKKYDCCTEIYPDITFCFIIRRLPLFYTINLIIPCLLISCLTVLVFYLPSDCGEKITLCISVLLSLTVFLLLITEIIPSTSLVIPLIGEYLLFTMIFVTLSIIITVFVLNVHHRSPSTHTMPRWVRSFFLDFIPRWLFMKRPPALPPPEGTAGQYDLPGTRLSTSRCWLETDVDDKWEEEEDEEEEEEEEEEKTYPSRLSQAGSHSQGAQCRYGCGRQAGKTSGGSAPRVPPKGEEEEVGSDRGLMLSPSILKALEGVQYIADHLRAEDADFSVKEDWKYVAMVIDRIFLWMFIIVCLLGTVGLFLPPYLAGMI is encoded by the exons ATGGGGCGACTGTCCCATGGCATCATCCCCTTCATCACGTGGTGCTTCATCACCTTCCAGGCGG ccgcctgcctGCGGAAGCAGCCCGGCAGCCACGCTGAGGAGCGCCTCTTCAAGCACCTCTTCACCGGTTACAACCGTTGGTCGCGGCCGGTGCCCAACACCTCTGACGTGGTCATCGTGAAGTTCGGGCTCTCCATCGCGCAGCTGATTGACGTG GATGAGAAGAACCAGATGATGACCACGAACGTCTGGCTGAAGCAG GAGTGGAGTGACTACAAGCTGCGCTGGGACCCGGCGGACTTTGACAACGTCACCTCCATCCGGGTGCCCTCTGAGATGATCTGGATCCCCGACATCGTGCTCTACAACAA TGCTGACGGGGAGTTCGCCGTGACACACATGACAAAGGCCCACCTCTTCTCCAACGGGAAGGTGAAGTGGGTGCCGCCCGCCATCTACAAGAGCTCGTGCAGCATTGATGTCACCTTCTTCCCCTTCGACCAGCAGAACTGTAAGATGAAGTTTGGCTCCTGGACCTATGACAAGGCCAAGATCGACCTGGAGAACATGGAGCACCACGTGGACCTCAAGGATTACTGGGAGAGTGGCGAGTGGGCCATCATAAATGCCATCGGCACCTATAACTCCAAAAAGTATGACTGCTGCACTGAGATCTACCCTGACATCACCTTCTGCTTCATCATCCGCCGCCTCCCCCTCTTCTACACCATCAATCTCATCATACCCTGCCTGCTTATCTCCTGCCTGACCGTGCTGGTCTTCTACCTGCCCTCTGACTGCGGGGAGAAGATCACCCTCTGCATCTCCGTCCTGCTGTCCCTCACCGTCTTCCTACTGCTCATCACGGAAATCATCCCGTCCACCTCGCTGGTCATCCCTCTCATCGGCGAGTACCTCCTCTTCACCATGATCTTCGTCACGCTCTCCATCATCATCACCGTGTTCGTCCTCAACGTCCACCAccgctcccccagcacccacacgATGCCCCGCTGGGTGCGTAGCTTCTTCCTCGATTTCATCCCTCGCTGGCTCTTCATGAAGCGACCCCCGGCACTGCCCCCTCCCGAGGGGACCGCGGGGCAGTACGACCTCCCAGGGACGAGGCTCAGCACCTCCCGGTGCTGGCTGGAGACCGATGTGGATGACaagtgggaggaagaggaggatgaagaagaggaggaggaggaagaggaggagaagacaTACCCCAGCCGCCTGTCCCAGGCGGGCTCCCACAGCCAGGGCGCCCAGTGCCGTTATGGCTGCGGGCGCCAAGCTGGGAAGACGTCAGGCGGCTCAGCCCCCCGTGTGCCCCccaaaggggaggaggaggaggtgggctCGGACCGGGGGCTGATGCTGTCCCCCAGCATCCTGAAGGCCCTGGAAGGGGTGCAGTACATCGCGGACCACCTGCGAGCTGAGGATGCTGACTTCTCG GTGAAGGAGGACTGGAAGTATGTGGCCATGGTGATCGACCGCATCTTCCTCTGGATGTTCATCATCGTCTGCTTGCTGGGCACCGTGGGGCTCTTCCTCCCACCCTACCTGGCGGGGATGATCTAG